In Diceros bicornis minor isolate mBicDic1 unplaced genomic scaffold, mDicBic1.mat.cur scaffold_117_ctg1, whole genome shotgun sequence, one genomic interval encodes:
- the LOC131402493 gene encoding ral guanine nucleotide dissociation stimulator-like produces MEEVNSVWATQEMDPQGAQERQQQQGVVPFLGTFLNHLKLLDIGMEDDLQKYKVIRKIQLLQQAASEYDLNPEERFGAWFQAMEPLSVDESYCLSCRLEPTHQKTSKMRLFRRKRNRTSSSSGPICFFSSATVPLARSHNPLETTSAAPPEQQGHWDPRGAPGQLLPPHPK; encoded by the exons atggAG gaggtgaactctgtgtgggccacccaagagatggacccccagggagcccaggagaggcagcagcagcag ggtgtcgtccccttcctgggcacgttcctcaatcacctgaaactgctggacattgggatggaggatgatctacaa aaatacaaaGTCATTAGgaagatccagctgctccagcaggctgcaagtgAATATGACCTGaatcccgaggagcgatttggggcctggttccaggcgatggagcccctcagtgttgatgagag ctactgcctctcctgccggctggagcccacacaccagaagacgagcaaaatgcggctcttcaggagaaagaggaaccggacatcctccagttcagggccga tctgtttcttctcttcagccaccgtgcccttggcaaggagccataaccctctggagaccacaagtgcagctcctcctgagcagcagggccactgggaccctcggggtgcaccgggtcagctcttacccccccaccccaagtga